TAGTAATTTCTAGTTCTGTCTCTTTTCTGTTGTTCTCTCCTAGAATACAAGCTACTTGGAGACGGGGACTCTCTCTGCCTTGTTTATGGCCATAACCTCTGAGGCACATCAGAACAAAAGCCAACACTTGCTGAGCTCTAACACCATGCTGGGCCCGTGCTGCTCACCTTAGATGAACTCACTCCTCCCACAATGCTACAAGCTGAAACATTATGATCcttatttacagatgaggaaacggaggctcaGAGCCACCCCTCACCTAAAGCCACACAGCTGCTGAAGGGGCTGCTAACCCTTAGAATGTCTTTCTGTCACCCCAGGGCATACAGCTGGACCCCAGGCCAGGGTTTCCCTCTGCTGTGTGCAGTGTGCATGGCTGTACAGGCCAATGGGGGCAGGATTCAGGGCCAGGGAACTGGTCCAAGGCCATGCAATCACCACCGCATCACCTGGACTCAGCAaaaatttgctgaatgaataataaGCCAGGAGGCCTGGGGAGCTGACGCCTTGAAGGGCATGGTTCCAAACACTGTGCATGAAATCACATCTATCGTTAAGTCTGTTTTTCAAAGATaggaagtgaggctcagagaagggaatCCATTTCCCCTGGATCACACAGAAATCATCAGGTAAGGCTGATTTTGAAGCTAGGTACACCTGGCACCAAAGCCGGGGCTCTAAACACACACCATGAGTTCGCACGGCTCTTATGGGGCACTGACTGAATGCCCATAAACATACCTGTCTCATTTGACTGCCCAATAACCCTTAGGAGGCAGATActattatttatacattcatttattcattcaagaaaccCTGAGTGTAGGCCTAGCTCTGCTCACAGGCCTGGGGATGGATGGGGCTATAGAAGTGAATAGGGCATAAAAATCCCTGCCCTGGTGGAGAAGAGATCCTAGTGAGGGAGACATGATAAATGCAATCACAAAATCAGTTTTATATGTTAGGTGATGATGCGTTCTACAGCgagaaataaagcagaaaagggGAACAGGGTGAAAGGTGCTGCATTTCTAAGTGATATTTGAGTAAAAACCTGAAGGAGGTGAGAGAAGGAGCCACAGAATGCTGGGGAGTCAGAGGGAATGGTAGAGGCAaaagggaacagccagtgcagaGGCCCTGAGGTAAATGTGACATTGGTGTATCTGGATAAAAAGCCAGGTGTCTGGTGTGGCAGGAGTGAAATGGGtgagggggaaaggaggaggaggcgaGGTCAGGGAGGTGACAAGTAGAGAGTGCAGGGCCTTGTGGGCCTCGGGAAAGACATGGCTTTTGCTGAGTGCAGTGGGAACCATGGAGGGTtctgaggggaagagggagggaatgtGACTCAGGTATTCACAGGTGCCTTCTGGCCATTAAATGGGAAAATAGACTTGGGTGAGAGACCAGGATGGAAGTAACTGTATGGTCAGGTAGGAGAAGCTTATGCCCCATTTTATAAGACAGGAAACCGAGAATAGGAGTTATTTAGATGGAAGATAGGAGACTGACCCCAGATCTGTGCAGGACCACAGTCTGGGCTCTCTGCCCATGCTGGAACTccaccctccttcccccacccctcacctgaGTGAAGGGCACAGCCCTGCACATCTCCTGAACCACTTCCTGCAGGTCCAGCGGCAGAGACACGGTGGGTGCCACCTCCTGCCCTCGGTGCAGGCGACCTCTCCCCAGCCACCTGGTTTTCTGCAGTCCCAAGAAGGCCTTCCAGCTGCTGAGGGCAGAGGATTGtacctgggagcctgggagccctCGACCCAGAGCCTGGGTCTGATTGGTGGCAGCCCAGAGCTGAGATGGGGGACCCAGGAGTCCCAGTGTCCCAGAGCCTGCGTGCAGCTGGGCCCCACAGAGCAGGCTCAGGAGAGCGGTCAGCTGGCCGAGGAACATCCGTCCGCCTGTCATTCAGTCCGGGGctgggctcagggtcctgggcagTCAACCCTGCTGTCTGGTGAGTGGAGTCTCAGCCCTTCGGACCCGCTTTTAATGACTTGCCCCCAACCTGGGCAGCTGGGGAGGCACTTCTGCAAACCCACCACAGTGGGGAGGAAAATAAACTGAGGCCTGCTGggttcccacccctccccccagcctggcAGGGATCAGGGGCTGGGTCTGTGGGTGTGTGGGCTGCGGGGACCGGGAAAGGCACATCTGGAAACAGGGGCTCAGGGGCACAATGCCTGGAGGCTCCGAGGGGCTTCTTTCCAGGTCTGGGGCACCATCCATCCAGTTGGCAAGACCAGATGTTGCAGCCAGGCTGGTAGGGTTTCAGCTGCAAGGGTGGGACTCTCTAGCTGTGCAACCTCTGGCAACTCCCgtaaccactctgggcctcagcttcctcttctgttATGGGGATATATGTGATGCGTTAACACCCCCTACCTGGTCGGGTGGCTCTGAGGGCCCCAGAGATGATTCATGTAAGCAGCTTGGAATAGAGGCTGATACCCAGTGGAACCACGAGTAAACTACCATAAACATCATTGTAGCTGTTTTTTCCTTTAGTGCATATTAGAGGCCGGGCATTCTGATCCCTGGAGACACGGGAGAGGGGGGCGGCAAGACAGACACGGGCCTCGCCGGATTTGACATCGTGGTGCCGAAAGCAGGCAAGATGATTTCAGAGCCTTCAGTGTTAAGAAGTTATTTAAGTAGTTTGTGCCCTACAGGTGTCAGGGCGGGGGCTTCTGCCCCCGgggtggtcagagaaggcctccctgaggaggtgacatttttGCAGACCCctgagggtggtggtggaggtggtgggaacAGCCTAGTGGGGGGTGGAGGCTGGAGTGCCAGAAACACATAAAGCAGGTGGGAGCCGCATCCCAGGCTTTGGAGCCCCGGGACGCATGGGGGGGTCCGGGCCGGGCCCTGGCACCTCCGTGGGCCCCATTTCGCACCCAGGCGAGGAGCTGCCGGCCGCGGGGTCGTGAGAAGCGGCAGGCCGGGTCCTTCCCGCGCCCCGCGGAGCTGCGGACGGCGACGGGACGCCCTCGCCCTCTGGCGGCGGCTCTCGGGActgcgcggcggcggcgcccAGAACACCCGACTTCTGGACGCCCCACCTGGAGGTACTAGGGTGCTTGCCTCCCACCCGGCTACCTCCCAGACCCTGAGCGTCCCGCAACCCGCCCCCTCGCTGTCCTCTAGACCCACCTGAGGGCAGGTCCTGCCAGGTGCTAAGGCCCCCAACTTTGGAGCACCGCTgacccctctctttctctgactggcccCCCTCCCAGATCTGATACGACAGCAAATCCGGCTGCTTCAGAATCTACCTagcggggcacctgagtggctcaatgattgagcgtctttggctcaggtcgtgatcctaggatcctaggatcttgggatcctgggatcgagtccggcaaggagcctgcttctccctctgcctgtgtctctgcctgtctgtgtgtgtctcatgaataaataaaatcagaaaagaagggatccccgggtggcgcagcggtttggcgcctgcctttgacccagggcgggatcctggagacccgagatcaaatcccatgttgggctcccgatgcatggagcctgcttctccctctgcctgtctctgcctctctctctctctctctctctctgtgtgtgtgtgtgtgactatcataaataaataaaaatttgaaaaaaaatcagaaaagaaaaaagaaaagaaaagaaaaaaagaagagaaaagaagagaaaagagaaagaaaagaaaagaaagaaaagaaaatctatctAGAATCCTTCCACTTCTCACTCCTCTCTCGATCCCTTACCCAGACACAGCCATTATGTCCCACTTGAACCAACACGGTCCCTCCACCCTGGTGTTCCAgttcctgctgcctcctcccaAGTCTGTTCCCTGTTCTACAGCAGCCAGAAGGCGCCCATGGACACTGGTGTCCAGGCACTTCTTTCCTCTGCTCAGAACCTTCCAGGGCTCCCACCTCATTCGCGGTAACAGCCAAGGTCCTCACTGCAGCCCACAGGTATCCACTCCTATCACCACTACCCCACTGTCTgcttccccaccctctccccctttctccagCCACCCGGAGCTGCCTGGTTGTTCTCCAGACTCACAAGGCATAATCCCATAATACTACACAGTGGTACAGAGCTAAGGAAGCCGTTTTTATGTGGAAAGATATCCAAGAAAAactaaattttcctttctttttttttttttttaagatttattgatttattcaggagagacacaggcagggagcccagtgcaaaactcccatctcaggaccctgggaatcatgacttgagccaaaggcagatgctcaaccactgagccacccaggtgcccctttaggcttccactcctgatctcagctcaggtcttgatctcagggtcttcagttcaagacccatgtgtggttccatgctgggtgtggagtctacttaaaaaaaattgttttaagcatcaaaacaaaagaaaacaagtacCAGTGAAAGCAATCTATACCATTGGTCTTGCCCCTGCTTTTTAAGCAAACTATTTCAGGCATTTAAATAAGTACAgatatggggcgcctgggtggctcagtggttgagcatggggtgtgatcccggagtcctgggatcgagtcccacattgggcttccagaatggagcctgcttctccctctgtatatgtctctgcctctctgtgtctcttatgaataaatagtatTCCACTGCACATGTATACCTCAAATTTATTTCTCcatcatccattttttaaaaagattttatccatttattcatgagagccacacagagaggcagagacacaggcagagggagaagcaggctccatgcaggtagcccgacgtgggactcgatcccgggtctccaggattataccctgggctgaaggcggcactaaaccgctgagccaccggggctgccccatcacCCAATTTTTTATCATCACAATCAATACTGCAAGGAACAATCTGGATCGTGACTCTTCTCCATCTGAATGTTTGCACTTCCTCTTTCTGAGAGTTAGCTCCGAATCAGCCGTTCACATTCCTGGCTGCCGATCAGAGTTATTTCTAATCGGGTAATCCATTCCCAGACCCTGCTCTAGATCAATTACAGTGGAATCTCTGGAAATGGGATCTAGACCttggtgtttttaaaaaccaccttGGGGCTGCTGTAAACCCCTAGGATGGTCTATACAACGGTGGCTCTCACACTTCAGCAATGCATCAGTGTCTCCTGGAAAGCTCACTGTAGATAGAGTATCTGATTTTCGGGACAGAGCCTCAGAACCTgcatttttttaacagattttatttatttattcatgagagccacacagagaggcagagacacaggcagagggagaagcaggctccatgcaggaagcctgacgtgggactcgatcccgggtctccaggatcacgccctggaatgaaggcggcactaaaccaccgtgccactgggctgcccagaacctgcatttctaacaagttcccaggtggtgATGATGCTGAGAACCATAATCTGAGAACCACAATCTTGAGAACCAAACTTTGAGAACCATAATCTATAGAgtacctttattctttttttttttttaagagagagagagagagagaaagcacacgcAGAAGAGGaaagatcagagggagagggagacgcctcgatgagcagggagcccaatgtggggctcagtcggaggaccctaaaatcatgagctaagccgaaggcagacacttaaccaactgagctacccaggtgccccaagaacacttttattctttttttttttttttacttttattcttttttaacacCCGCATAGTATTCCATCATGTAGGTATTCAGTACTTTAAATAACCAGCCCTCTATttgagggcattttttttttccatcttgttactacaaaaaaaaaaaaaaatccacaatggAAAATCATTCAGctgtaaaaaataattaattacatattaatttgcttgggctgccataacagagaCCCCAGACTAGGAGGcttaacagaaattaattttcttacagttctggaagctaggaATCTGAGATCAAGGGGTCACTCTTGttagtgttgtttttttctgtcttttttttttttttcctgaggactCTCTCCTTTGCTTGTGGAAGACCATCTTCTCCCTGTATCTTCACATGATCCTCCTCCCATGTGAGTCTGTATCcgaatttcttccttttataaggacaccggCATActagattagggcccaccctactgacctcattttaattacttttttagagaccttatttctaaatatggccccattctgagatactgggagTTTGCACTCTAACGTATGAATTTTGAGGAGCCACAACTCAGTCCAACAAGGACTGAGATATcttacaatatggatgaacctcgaaaatatgctaagtaaaagaattCAAACACAAATGGTCAcaaatgactccatttatatgaaatgtccatatTTAGGCAAATCcatatagagacagaaagtagattactgGTTGCCAGGAACTgatgggagggggagaaagagggtgACTGTTCATGGGTATGGAATTTCCTTTTagggtgatggaaatgctctGAAGCTAGATAGAGGTGCTGGTTACACAACACTGTAAATGTTCTAAATGCCACTGGattgttcactttattttttaaagatttatttatttgagagagagagaggaagcatggggtggggtgcagaaggggtgggagagggagaaagaatcccaagcagactccccactgaacatagAGCCCAACtcgtgtctctctcttttttttttttttaagattttatttatttattcatgagagacacagagagagggagaggcagaaacacaggcagagggagaagcaggctccatgcagggagcctgaggtgggactcaatccgggactccaggatcacaccctgggctgaaggcaggtgctaaactgctgagccacccagggattcccccacccaccttttttttttaagattttatttatttattcatgagacacacacacagagagacagagaggcagagacacaggcagagggagaaaccaacTCGTGTGTCtctctcacaaccctaagatcatgaaaCCAAGAATCACATGCTTAACAGACTCTGCTACTCAGGCATCCGCGGAttgttcactttatttatttgggggaggggggagaatgagtgggagaggcagagggagagagaaggaatctcaagccaactccaccctgaacacagagcccgaggtgggagagggggctccatctcacgaccctgagatcagacctcagccaaaaccaagagtcagatgctcactgaaccactcaggcgcccctcgaTTGTTccctttaaaatgattaatgtggggctcctgggtggctcagtggttgagcatctgcctttgcttctgatcatgatcctaggatcctgacccgatcccacatcagggtccccccagggagcctgcttctccctctgcctatgtctctgcctctctctgcatctctcatgaataaatacaatctttgaaaaaaaagattaattttatgctgtggaaattttacttaaaatttacctacccgggggatccctgggtggctcagcggtttagcacctgcctttggcccagggcgcgatcctggagtcccgggatcgagtcccgcgtcgggctcctggcatggagcctgcttctccctcctcctgtgtctctgcctctctctctctctatgtctatcataaataaataaatcttaataaaaaaaatttacctaCCCTCAGAAGTCTCCCcttctgcacccccccaccccccaccccccacccccaccccaccccagttcCATTTGGCCCCGCTATGTGCAGAGCCCTGGCCAGTGGCTGAAACTTTGACATCAAAGTTCTAACTTCTAAACTGGTGTTTCTTAGAGTGGATCCCAAATTTCCTGGCCTGGTAGGAAACGGTGGCTCAGATATCCCACATCTGGCTGTGCATCAGCCCCAGTGCGGGAACTTACTTCTTTCACCTCCATTAAAATTATCTGTGTGTCTCACCCAAAAGACTGTGAGCTGTTTGAGGTCAAGGACCAGCTCTACTTCATTACCAATCTCTTCAAAGTTTCAAAAAGTAGAGGAGGTGACTGCAGAGTTAAACATGAATGACAAGAAAGAGCCTGCCATATAAAGATCctggaagagggatccctgggtggcgcagcggtttggcgcctgcctttggcccagggcgcgatcctggagacccgggatcgaatcccacgtcgggctcccggtgcatggagcctgcttctccctctgcctgtgtctctgcctcattctctctctctctctgtgactatcacaaataaataaaaattaaaaaaaaaaaaaagatcctggaaGATAGTTTTAGGCATCATAACAGCAAAGGTaatgcaaaagccctgaggcCAGGGCAGGTCAGGGACCATGTGCCTCCTTCTACCTCCTAATGGTTCTTCCTGTTTCCACATGTTGCCCCACTCAATGTCTTGTCCTCTCAGCAGCCAGAGGAGAACCATAAATCATATCCATCTCTTCTCTGCTCAAAGACGTCCCATGGCTCCCCATTGCCCTTGGAATAAAACCCAGCGCCTCACCATGCCTATAAAGCATACATGGCTGGCCTCTCTGCCTATCACTCTTCAATGCACctcctccctctatcccttcatTCACTTAGACTTCAACCACACTGGCCATGTGTCTCTCAGCAAACTTTGGGGAAAGATTTGTATTTGGGGGGCACACCAGGGAAACCTTCCCATGGGCACATGGGGACACCAATAGGAAGGCTCACTACAGCATTATTTCTGCAATCAAAAATTGGAACCAAATGTTCATCAAAACAGCctgctgggggcgcctgggtggccaggtggttgagcatctgtcttcacctcagggtgtgatactggggttctaagatcaagtcccgcatcaggctccctgcatggagaagGCCTGCTTAtccccctgcttatgtctctgtctctctctgtgtgtctctgatgaataaataaataaaatcttttttaaaaagcagcctgCTGGAATAATTATAGCCTATTCATACCACGAACAATACTGAGCAGAGATTTTCTGAAAActgtttttaactatttttttacaACAAAATGCAGTGAGAAATACACTTTTTATTGTGAACTAGAGGTACTTTCCAAAGACACCTCCACAATAGGCCCAAGCCCACATGTTCTACATACAATTCTTTGTACATGACCTGGAAAATCCTTTGCTTGCCTGACAATCTTTGACCCCTCCCCCTTGAACCTAGACAATTTTATGATTGGCTCCACCAATAGAATAGAGCAGAAATGATGTCATGTGACTCCTGAGATTCCATCATAAAAACATCATGCACTTTAGCCCCCTGCAGGTGGGACCCAGCTACCATGTTGTGAGGAAGCTCAAATTGGCTCACACCGAAAAAAGCACTTGGTAGAGGATATTCGGCCAATAGCCCAGCTGAGACTTCAGCCAGCATCAATGATGAGACATGAATGAAGGGAGAGGCCTTCTGATGATTCTGGTAGCCAGGCATCAATTCATTCAACTTCAAATTCTTCCCAGCTGAGGCTGCAGAAAGCATGAAGCAGAGACAAGCCATCTCCACCATGCcctactcaaaatattttttttttctttttgcaaaattttgtgtaaattctagttagcatacagtgcaatattggctcaggagtagaattcagtggttcatcacttacatacaacacccagagctcatcacaagtgccctccttaatacccaccacCCATCTGGCTCATCGACCCTCCATTGAccttcaatttgttctctatagtcaagagtctcttatggtttgtttccctctctctcttttcccccttcccatatgttcatctgttttgtttcttcaattccacatatgagtgaaatcatatatttgtctttctcgaacttattttgcttagcataatagcctctagttctatccacatcattgcaaatgtcaagatttcactctttttggtgactaagtaatattctattgtatatacatacaccacatcttctttatccattcatctgtccatggacatttgggctctttccagagtttggctattgttgataaccaaaatcttttttttttttttaagattttatttatttattcatgagacacacacacacacacacacacacacacagaggcagagacataggcagagggagaagcaggctctctgtggggagggcccaatgtgggactcaatcccagaaccccaggatcacaacctgagccaaaggcagacgctcaaccactgagccacccaggtgcctgataATCAAATTCTTGATTTACACACTCTATGAGCATAATCAAAGTAGTTGTTTGGGCAAGGTTTGTTGCATCATTTGCAACTGGAACACCAGTATATACGTCCATGTATATGTGATAGAAATAAAGGTTTTACCAAAAGATACTTATCCTTACTACATGTGA
The nucleotide sequence above comes from Canis aureus isolate CA01 chromosome 19, VMU_Caureus_v.1.0, whole genome shotgun sequence. Encoded proteins:
- the DAND5 gene encoding DAN domain family member 5; the encoded protein is MFLGQLTALLSLLCGAQLHAGSGTLGLLGPPSQLWAATNQTQALGRGLPGSQVQSSALSSWKAFLGLQKTRWLGRGRLHRGQEVAPTVSLPLDLQEVVQEMCRAVPFTQVLSQPGCTAVHLRNHLCFGHCSSLYIPSLDPAPLVLCNSCVPTRQRWTPVVLWCRASSPASRRRMKMSTVLVEGCQCSPKA